From Streptomyces sp. NBC_00683, one genomic window encodes:
- a CDS encoding cation diffusion facilitator family transporter, translating into MGAGHDHGHTHGGPPPTGTAAAAYRGRLKVALGITLGVMVMEIVGGLLSDSLALIADAAHMATDALGLGMALLAIHFANRPSGPNRTFGLARAEILAALANCLLLLGVGGYLVFEAVDRFITPAETRGGLAIVFASVGLVANIVSLSLLMRGQKDSLNVRGAYLEVVADTLGSVTVLVSAGIIMATGWQAADPIASLLIGLMIVPRTVKLLRETLDVLLESAPKGVDMAEVRAHITALPGVLDVHDLHAWTITSGMPVLSAHVVVHQEMLDSIGHEKLLHDLQGCLGHHFDVEHCTFQLEPSGHAEHEARLCH; encoded by the coding sequence ATGGGGGCTGGCCACGATCACGGGCATACGCACGGAGGGCCGCCCCCGACGGGCACGGCCGCCGCCGCGTACAGGGGCCGGCTCAAGGTCGCCCTGGGCATCACGCTCGGCGTCATGGTCATGGAGATCGTCGGCGGACTGCTCTCCGACTCGCTCGCACTGATCGCCGACGCGGCCCATATGGCCACGGACGCACTCGGCCTCGGCATGGCCCTGCTCGCGATCCACTTCGCCAACAGACCCTCGGGGCCCAACCGCACCTTCGGCCTCGCCCGCGCGGAGATCCTCGCCGCGCTGGCCAACTGCCTGCTGCTCCTGGGAGTCGGCGGCTACCTGGTCTTCGAGGCGGTCGACCGTTTCATCACCCCGGCCGAGACCAGGGGCGGTCTGGCCATCGTGTTCGCCTCCGTCGGTCTGGTCGCCAACATCGTCTCGCTGTCCCTGCTGATGCGCGGACAGAAGGACAGCCTCAATGTGCGGGGCGCCTATCTCGAGGTCGTCGCGGACACCCTCGGCTCGGTCACCGTCCTGGTGTCGGCGGGCATCATCATGGCCACGGGCTGGCAGGCCGCCGACCCGATCGCCTCGTTGCTGATCGGTCTCATGATCGTCCCCCGTACGGTGAAACTGCTGCGCGAGACGCTCGACGTGCTTCTGGAGTCGGCGCCCAAGGGTGTCGACATGGCGGAGGTGCGCGCCCACATCACCGCCCTTCCCGGGGTGCTGGACGTCCACGACCTGCACGCCTGGACGATCACCTCCGGGATGCCGGTGCTCTCCGCGCACGTGGTCGTGCACCAGGAGATGCTGGACTCGATCGGCCACGAGAAGCTCCTGCACGACCTGCAGGGCTGCCTCGGCCATCACTTCGACGTGGAGCACTGCACCTTCCAGCTGGAGCCGAGCGGGCATGCGGAGCACGAGGCGAGGCTCTGCCACTGA
- a CDS encoding ABC transporter ATP-binding protein, giving the protein MAEETSQGHIPTVIADDVHIVYRVNGTGGGKGSATAALSRIMRRGKGEPRGVRKVHAVRGVSFTAYRGQAIGLIGTNGSGKSTLLRAIAGLLPTEHGKVYTDGQPSLLGVNAALMSDLTGERNVVLGGLAMGMSREEIRDRYNDIVEFSGINEKGDFITLPMRTYSSGMAARLRFSIAAAKNHDVLMIDEALATGDRKFRVRSEERIRELRKEAGTVFLVSHNNTTIRETCDRVLWLEKGELLMDGSTDEVLKAYERETGK; this is encoded by the coding sequence GTGGCTGAGGAAACGTCCCAGGGGCACATCCCCACCGTCATCGCCGACGACGTGCACATCGTGTACCGGGTCAACGGCACGGGCGGCGGCAAGGGCAGCGCCACCGCGGCGCTGAGCCGGATCATGCGCCGGGGCAAGGGCGAGCCGCGCGGCGTCCGCAAGGTGCACGCGGTGCGGGGTGTCTCCTTCACCGCGTACCGGGGCCAGGCGATCGGCCTCATCGGCACCAACGGCTCGGGCAAGTCCACTCTGCTGCGGGCCATCGCCGGACTCCTGCCCACGGAGCACGGCAAGGTGTACACGGACGGCCAGCCGTCCCTGCTCGGGGTCAACGCCGCGCTCATGAGCGATCTCACCGGTGAGCGCAACGTCGTGCTCGGCGGTCTCGCGATGGGCATGAGCCGTGAGGAGATCCGCGATCGGTACAACGACATCGTGGAGTTCTCCGGGATCAACGAGAAGGGCGACTTCATCACGCTGCCGATGAGGACGTACTCCTCGGGCATGGCGGCGCGACTTCGTTTCTCGATCGCCGCGGCCAAGAACCACGACGTCCTCATGATCGACGAGGCTCTCGCCACCGGTGACCGCAAGTTCCGGGTCCGCTCGGAGGAGCGGATCCGTGAGCTGCGCAAGGAAGCGGGCACCGTCTTCCTGGTCAGCCACAACAACACCACCATCCGGGAGACCTGTGACCGGGTGCTGTGGCTGGAGAAGGGCGAGCTCCTGATGGACGGCTCCACCGACGAGGTCCTCAAGGCCTACGAGCGGGAGACCGGCAAGTAG
- a CDS encoding bifunctional class I SAM-dependent methyltransferase/N-acetyltransferase: MTDHTFNAFFALHHRLPRQSPGSDATTRRLLALAGPQPDRPRVLDLGCGPGRAALLLAAEAGAEVTAVDLHQPFLDELREAAEARGLGDRIHTVRADMADLGRFADGSFDLVWAEGSAYIIGFDTALRDWQRLLAPGGSMVITECVWTTDAPADEARAFWERHGSLRPVAANTAAAVAAGCHVLGVLLQPGSDWDEYYVPLAERAAATDPTAPGMAQALAATAEELAMRRDHGKEYGYAGYVLRPADSRWRTRPETSADRDAVHAVNTAAFPTRAEADLVDALRLDPGAWLPGLSYVAEAPDGSVAAHALLTRCRVGDAPALALAPVATSPSHQRGGAGRAVVRAVLDAARLRGEPLVLVLGHPRYYPAFGFVPASRFGIGVAFDVPDEALMALRLDDSAPVPMGSIQYPDAFGV, encoded by the coding sequence TTGACCGACCACACATTCAACGCTTTCTTCGCACTGCACCACCGCCTGCCCCGGCAGAGTCCGGGCTCGGACGCGACCACCCGGCGGCTGCTCGCCCTCGCGGGCCCGCAGCCGGACCGCCCGCGCGTCCTGGACCTGGGCTGCGGTCCCGGCAGGGCCGCCCTCCTGCTCGCCGCCGAGGCGGGTGCCGAGGTGACCGCGGTCGATCTGCACCAGCCGTTCCTCGACGAACTGCGCGAGGCGGCCGAGGCGCGTGGCCTCGGTGACCGGATCCACACCGTCAGGGCCGACATGGCGGACCTCGGCAGGTTCGCCGACGGCTCCTTCGACCTGGTCTGGGCCGAGGGTTCCGCGTACATCATCGGGTTCGACACGGCGCTGCGTGACTGGCAGCGGCTGCTCGCTCCCGGTGGCTCGATGGTGATCACCGAGTGCGTCTGGACCACGGACGCGCCGGCCGACGAAGCCCGTGCGTTCTGGGAGCGGCACGGCTCCCTGCGCCCGGTCGCCGCCAACACGGCTGCTGCCGTGGCGGCGGGCTGCCATGTGCTCGGCGTGCTGCTGCAGCCGGGGAGCGACTGGGACGAGTACTACGTCCCCCTCGCCGAACGGGCTGCGGCCACCGATCCCACGGCTCCCGGTATGGCGCAGGCCCTCGCGGCCACCGCCGAGGAGCTGGCGATGCGCCGCGACCACGGCAAGGAGTACGGCTACGCCGGCTACGTCCTGCGGCCGGCCGACTCCCGGTGGCGGACCCGTCCGGAGACCTCCGCGGACCGCGATGCCGTGCACGCCGTCAACACGGCGGCGTTCCCGACGCGGGCCGAGGCCGATCTGGTCGATGCCCTGCGCCTGGATCCCGGCGCCTGGCTGCCCGGTCTCTCGTACGTGGCCGAGGCACCGGACGGTTCCGTCGCCGCGCACGCGCTGCTGACCCGGTGCCGGGTCGGGGACGCGCCGGCGCTGGCGCTGGCCCCGGTGGCGACCTCGCCCTCGCATCAGCGCGGGGGCGCGGGCCGTGCCGTGGTGCGTGCCGTGCTGGACGCGGCCCGGCTGCGGGGTGAGCCGCTCGTGCTGGTGCTCGGCCATCCGCGGTACTACCCGGCGTTCGGCTTCGTACCGGCGTCGCGGTTCGGGATCGGGGTCGCTTTCGATGTTCCCGACGAGGCCCTGATGGCCCTGCGGCTCGACGATTCCGCGCCGGTGCCCATGGGCAGCATCCAGTATCCGGACGCCTTCGGAGTCTGA
- a CDS encoding glycosyltransferase family 2 protein, protein MKLGAVIITMGNRPDELRALLDSVAKQDGDRIEVVVVGNGAAVPDVPAGVRTVELPENLGIPGGRNVGIEAFGPSGADVDALLFLDDDGLLPNTDTAELCRQAFGTDPELGIVTFRIADPDTGATQRRHVPRLRASDPMRSSRVTTFLGGANAVRTQVIAEVGGLPDEFFYAHEETDLAWRALDAGWMIDYRADMVLNHPTTAPSRHAVYHRMVARNRVWLARRNLPAPLVPVYVGVWLLLTLVRRPSVPALKAWFGGFREGWAKPCGPRRPMKWRTVWRLTRLGRPPVI, encoded by the coding sequence ATGAAACTCGGCGCGGTCATCATCACCATGGGCAACCGTCCGGACGAGCTGCGCGCCCTCCTCGACTCGGTCGCCAAGCAGGACGGCGACCGGATCGAGGTCGTCGTGGTCGGCAACGGCGCCGCGGTCCCCGACGTCCCCGCGGGCGTGCGAACCGTGGAGCTGCCCGAGAACCTGGGCATCCCCGGAGGCCGCAACGTCGGTATCGAGGCGTTCGGCCCTTCCGGCGCCGACGTGGACGCCCTGCTCTTCCTCGACGACGACGGGCTGCTGCCGAACACCGACACCGCCGAGCTCTGCCGGCAGGCGTTCGGGACGGATCCCGAGCTCGGCATCGTCACCTTCCGCATCGCCGACCCGGACACCGGGGCCACCCAGCGCCGGCACGTGCCGCGGCTGCGTGCCTCCGACCCGATGCGCTCGTCCCGGGTGACGACGTTCCTGGGCGGTGCGAACGCCGTACGCACCCAGGTGATCGCCGAGGTCGGCGGACTGCCGGACGAGTTCTTCTACGCGCACGAGGAGACCGATCTGGCCTGGCGTGCCCTGGACGCCGGCTGGATGATCGACTACCGCGCGGACATGGTGCTCAACCACCCCACCACCGCTCCCTCGCGGCATGCCGTGTATCACCGCATGGTGGCCCGGAACCGGGTCTGGCTCGCACGCCGGAACCTGCCCGCGCCGCTCGTGCCCGTGTACGTCGGTGTCTGGCTGCTGCTCACCCTGGTCCGCAGGCCGTCCGTGCCCGCGCTCAAGGCGTGGTTCGGCGGTTTCCGGGAAGGCTGGGCGAAGCCCTGCGGTCCCCGGCGCCCCATGAAATGGCGTACGGTCTGGCGGCTGACCAGACTGGGCCGACCACCGGTGATCTGA
- a CDS encoding DUF5941 domain-containing protein, producing the protein MRSLGFDVRAAADASEAAELLAAVPASRRVALVDPRFVGHVHALRLGLTDPRFAAATVPGALTAQPEARDALLRALRRAVAAVGAGSPVAPAGAEPVAEDRTVPGRLAVALDAEGTAVQRPELGSLTAEVPTGPEDRSAAQAAVDAVDDEAVRLRSAVKAHDGFFTTFFISPYSRYIARWCARRGFTPNQVTTASLITALIAAGSAATGTRGGYVAAGVLLLLSFVLDCTDGQLARYSLQYSTMGAWLDATFDRAKEYAYYAGLALGAARGGDDVWVLALGAMVLQACRHVVDFSFNEANHDAVSNTSPTAALSDRLDSVGWTVWLRRMIVLPIGERWAMIAVLTAVTTPRIVFYALLVGCALAASYTTAGRLLRSLTRKAQRTDRAAVALADLADSGPLAQAVAGAVRRPGGGFTAPLLALVGAVVIVATALFATYGSWLTVGAAAVYAVVSGLAVSRPLKGALDWLVPPVFRAAEYCTILVLAARSDVPHAVPAAFGLVSAVAYHHYDTVYRIRGGTGAPPRWLVRAIGGHEGRTLVVAVLAAVLTRSSGFTTALTALAAAVALVVLVESIRFWVSSSAPAVHDEGELA; encoded by the coding sequence CTGCGGTCACTCGGCTTTGACGTACGGGCAGCCGCCGACGCCTCCGAGGCCGCCGAGCTGCTCGCCGCGGTCCCCGCGAGCCGTCGCGTCGCGCTCGTGGACCCACGCTTCGTCGGCCACGTCCATGCCCTCAGGCTCGGACTGACCGACCCCCGCTTCGCCGCCGCCACCGTCCCCGGAGCGCTCACCGCGCAGCCCGAGGCGCGGGACGCGCTGCTCCGAGCCCTGCGCAGGGCCGTGGCAGCCGTGGGCGCGGGAAGCCCCGTCGCGCCCGCCGGCGCCGAACCCGTCGCCGAGGACCGCACGGTCCCCGGCCGGCTCGCCGTCGCCCTGGACGCCGAGGGCACCGCCGTGCAGCGCCCCGAGCTCGGTTCGCTCACCGCCGAGGTGCCCACCGGCCCCGAGGACCGGAGTGCCGCACAGGCCGCCGTCGACGCCGTCGACGACGAGGCCGTACGGCTGCGCAGCGCGGTGAAGGCCCACGACGGCTTCTTCACGACGTTCTTCATCAGCCCGTACTCGCGCTACATCGCCCGCTGGTGCGCCCGCCGGGGCTTCACCCCGAACCAGGTCACCACCGCCTCGCTGATCACCGCCCTCATCGCGGCCGGCAGCGCGGCGACCGGCACCCGCGGCGGCTATGTCGCGGCCGGGGTGCTGCTGCTCCTGTCCTTCGTCCTGGACTGCACCGACGGGCAGCTCGCCCGCTACTCGCTGCAGTACTCGACGATGGGTGCCTGGCTGGACGCCACCTTCGACCGGGCCAAGGAGTACGCGTACTACGCGGGCCTCGCCCTCGGTGCCGCCCGCGGCGGCGACGACGTATGGGTCCTCGCGCTCGGCGCGATGGTGCTCCAGGCCTGCCGGCATGTCGTCGACTTCTCGTTCAACGAGGCCAATCACGACGCGGTCTCCAACACGAGCCCCACCGCCGCGCTCTCCGACCGGCTCGACAGCGTCGGCTGGACCGTCTGGCTGCGCCGGATGATAGTCCTGCCCATCGGTGAACGCTGGGCCATGATCGCCGTTCTCACCGCGGTGACCACCCCCCGGATCGTCTTCTACGCCCTGCTCGTCGGATGCGCGCTGGCCGCCAGTTACACCACGGCGGGGCGGCTGCTGCGCTCGCTGACCCGCAAGGCGCAGCGCACCGACCGGGCCGCCGTCGCACTGGCCGACCTCGCCGACTCGGGACCCCTCGCGCAGGCCGTGGCCGGCGCGGTCCGCCGCCCGGGCGGCGGTTTCACCGCCCCGCTGCTGGCCCTCGTCGGCGCAGTGGTGATCGTCGCCACCGCCCTGTTCGCTACGTACGGCAGCTGGCTGACCGTCGGCGCGGCAGCGGTGTACGCGGTCGTCTCCGGCCTGGCGGTCTCGCGGCCGCTCAAGGGCGCGCTCGACTGGCTCGTGCCCCCGGTCTTCCGGGCCGCGGAGTACTGCACGATTCTGGTGCTGGCGGCCCGCAGTGACGTGCCGCACGCCGTTCCCGCGGCATTCGGCCTCGTTTCGGCCGTCGCCTACCATCACTACGACACGGTGTACCGCATCCGAGGCGGTACCGGCGCACCGCCCCGGTGGCTGGTGCGCGCCATCGGCGGGCACGAGGGCCGGACCCTGGTCGTGGCCGTACTCGCCGCCGTACTGACCCGGAGTTCAGGATTTACCACGGCTCTCACCGCGCTCGCGGCAGCCGTGGCTCTGGTGGTGCTCGTGGAGTCCATCCGCTTCTGGGTGTCCTCCTCGGCCCCCGCTGTACACGACGAAGGAGAACTCGCATGA
- the galE gene encoding UDP-glucose 4-epimerase GalE produces the protein MTWLITGGAGYIGAHVAKAMTGAGERVVVLDDISTGIEGRLPADVPLVRGSASDRALLDRVLAEHQVTGVVHLAAKKQVGESVEKPLVYYRENVTGLAVLLEAVVAAGVRRFLFSSSAAVYGVPDTELITEETPCAPINPYGETKLAGEWLVRATGRAHSVSTACLRYFNVAGAAEPELSDTGVFNVVPMIFDRLTRGEAPRIFGDDYPTPDGTCVRDYIHVADLADAHLAVARKLAEPGFAGDLTVNIGRGEGVSVRELADLVGEVSGLPTEPVIEPRRPGDAARAVASAARMTEELGWTARRGMREMVESAWEGWCLRHPEARAK, from the coding sequence ATGACGTGGTTGATCACTGGCGGGGCCGGTTACATCGGAGCACATGTGGCGAAGGCCATGACGGGGGCCGGCGAGAGAGTCGTGGTGCTCGACGACATCTCCACGGGCATCGAGGGGCGCCTGCCCGCGGACGTTCCCCTGGTGCGCGGCTCGGCCTCCGACCGTGCGCTGCTCGACCGGGTGCTGGCCGAGCACCAGGTGACCGGTGTGGTGCACCTCGCGGCGAAGAAGCAGGTCGGCGAGTCCGTCGAGAAGCCCCTCGTCTACTACCGGGAGAACGTGACCGGCCTCGCCGTGCTGCTGGAGGCGGTGGTCGCGGCCGGTGTGCGGCGTTTCCTCTTCTCCTCCTCGGCCGCGGTGTACGGGGTTCCGGACACGGAGCTCATCACCGAAGAGACTCCGTGCGCCCCGATCAACCCCTACGGCGAGACCAAGCTGGCCGGTGAATGGCTGGTGCGGGCGACGGGCCGGGCGCACTCGGTCTCGACCGCCTGTCTGCGCTACTTCAACGTGGCCGGGGCCGCGGAGCCCGAGCTGTCGGACACGGGCGTCTTCAACGTCGTGCCCATGATCTTCGACCGGCTGACGCGCGGCGAGGCCCCGCGGATCTTCGGTGACGACTACCCGACGCCCGACGGCACCTGCGTCCGCGACTACATCCACGTCGCCGACCTCGCAGACGCGCACCTCGCGGTGGCCCGGAAGCTGGCGGAGCCCGGCTTCGCCGGGGATCTGACCGTGAACATCGGCCGCGGTGAAGGCGTCTCGGTGCGAGAGCTCGCCGATCTGGTGGGCGAGGTCAGCGGCCTGCCCACGGAGCCCGTGATCGAACCGCGCAGGCCCGGTGACGCGGCCAGGGCCGTCGCCTCTGCCGCGCGGATGACCGAGGAACTGGGCTGGACGGCCCGGCGCGGGATGCGCGAGATGGTCGAGTCGGCCTGGGAGGGCTGGTGCCTGCGCCACCCCGAGGCCCGCGCGAAGTAG
- a CDS encoding iron-containing alcohol dehydrogenase family protein: MPVLTRLIPSPVVVDIRRGAMDDLAGLLADQRISASGKLAIAISGGSGRALRERLAPVLPGADWYPVTDGTIDSAVRLADGIKGNRYDAVVGLGGGKIIDVAKYAAARVGMPMVAVATNLSHDGLCSPVATLDNDNGRGSYGVPTPIAVVIDLDVIRQAPARYVRSGIGDAVSNISCVADWELAHEIQGEEIDGLAAAMARQAGEAVLRHPGTVGDDAFLKVLAEGLVLTGISMSVAGDSRPASGGCHEINHAFDLLYPKRAASHGEQVGLGACFAMHLRGAREESLHMASVLRRHGLPVLPDEIGFTAEEFVRAVEYAPQTRPGRFTILEHLNLSTDQIRDAYADYAKAIHS, encoded by the coding sequence GTGCCGGTACTGACCCGCCTCATCCCGTCCCCGGTCGTCGTCGACATCCGGCGCGGCGCCATGGACGATCTGGCCGGTCTCCTTGCCGACCAGCGGATCTCCGCGTCGGGCAAGCTCGCCATCGCGATCAGCGGCGGTTCCGGGCGCGCCCTGCGCGAGCGGCTCGCTCCGGTGCTGCCGGGGGCCGACTGGTACCCGGTCACCGACGGCACGATCGACTCCGCGGTGCGGCTCGCCGACGGCATCAAGGGCAACCGCTACGACGCCGTCGTCGGCCTCGGCGGCGGCAAGATCATCGACGTGGCGAAGTACGCCGCGGCGCGGGTCGGCATGCCCATGGTCGCCGTCGCGACGAACCTGTCCCACGACGGGCTCTGCTCCCCGGTCGCGACCCTTGACAACGACAACGGGCGCGGCTCCTACGGGGTCCCCACCCCGATCGCGGTGGTCATCGACCTCGACGTGATCCGCCAGGCCCCCGCACGCTACGTGCGCTCGGGCATCGGCGACGCGGTCTCCAACATCTCCTGCGTCGCCGACTGGGAGCTCGCCCACGAGATCCAGGGCGAGGAGATCGACGGACTCGCGGCGGCCATGGCACGACAGGCCGGCGAAGCCGTACTGCGCCACCCCGGCACCGTCGGCGACGACGCCTTCCTCAAGGTGCTGGCCGAGGGACTCGTCCTGACCGGCATCTCGATGTCGGTCGCCGGGGACTCCCGGCCCGCCTCGGGCGGCTGCCACGAGATCAACCACGCCTTCGACCTGCTGTACCCGAAGCGTGCGGCCAGCCACGGCGAGCAGGTCGGCCTCGGCGCCTGCTTCGCCATGCACCTGCGGGGTGCACGCGAGGAGTCGCTGCACATGGCGTCCGTACTGCGGCGCCACGGGCTGCCCGTGCTGCCCGACGAGATCGGCTTCACCGCCGAAGAGTTCGTCCGGGCCGTCGAGTACGCCCCGCAGACGCGCCCGGGACGCTTCACGATCCTGGAACACCTCAACCTGTCCACCGACCAGATCAGGGACGCGTACGCCGACTATGCAAAAGCCATCCATAGCTGA
- a CDS encoding ABC transporter permease, producing MSETTHDGGVALSTPPSADEGLSASQVAAKYGLTVSGARPGLFEYIRQLWGRRHFILAFSRAKLTAQYSQAKLGQLWQVATPLLNAMVYFLIFGLILGTARGMSQEVFIPFLVTGVFVFTFTQSSVMAGVRSIAGNLGLVRALHFPRASLPISFSLQQLQQLMYSMIVLVAVAVGFGSYPSLSWLLVIPALAMQFLFNTGLALVMARMGSKTPDLAQLMPFVMRTWMYASGVMFSIPVMLADKPQWIADVLQYNPAAIYMDLVRFALIDGYGSENLPQHVWAVGLAWSLLVGVAGFVYFWKAEERYGRG from the coding sequence GTGAGTGAGACAACCCACGACGGTGGGGTCGCGTTGAGCACCCCACCGTCCGCCGACGAGGGACTCAGCGCGTCCCAGGTGGCCGCCAAGTACGGCCTGACCGTGAGCGGCGCCAGGCCCGGGCTGTTCGAGTACATTCGTCAGCTCTGGGGCCGCCGCCACTTCATCCTGGCCTTCTCCAGGGCGAAACTGACCGCGCAGTACAGCCAGGCCAAGCTCGGCCAGCTGTGGCAGGTGGCCACGCCCCTGCTGAACGCGATGGTCTACTTCCTGATCTTCGGGCTCATCCTGGGCACCGCGAGGGGGATGAGCCAGGAGGTCTTCATCCCGTTCCTGGTGACGGGGGTCTTCGTCTTCACCTTCACCCAGAGCTCGGTCATGGCGGGGGTGCGGTCCATCGCCGGCAACCTCGGCCTCGTCCGGGCCCTGCACTTCCCCCGCGCCTCACTGCCCATCTCCTTCTCGCTGCAGCAGCTCCAGCAGCTGATGTACTCGATGATCGTGCTGGTGGCCGTGGCGGTGGGATTCGGCAGTTATCCCTCGCTCTCGTGGCTGCTGGTGATCCCGGCGCTGGCCATGCAGTTCCTGTTCAACACGGGCCTGGCCCTGGTCATGGCGCGCATGGGCAGCAAGACTCCCGACCTGGCGCAGCTGATGCCGTTCGTCATGCGGACCTGGATGTACGCCTCGGGCGTCATGTTCTCCATCCCGGTCATGCTGGCGGACAAGCCGCAGTGGATCGCCGACGTGCTGCAGTACAACCCGGCGGCCATCTACATGGACCTGGTCCGCTTCGCGCTCATCGACGGCTACGGCTCCGAGAACCTGCCGCAGCACGTCTGGGCCGTCGGGCTCGCCTGGTCGCTCCTGGTGGGCGTCGCGGGCTTTGTGTACTTCTGGAAGGCAGAGGAACGGTACGGCCGTGGCTGA
- a CDS encoding phosphocholine cytidylyltransferase family protein, with protein sequence MIGLVLAAGAGRRLRPYTDTLPKALVPVDGEKTVLDLTLANFAEVGLTEVAIVVGYRKEAVYARKAEFEATYGVTLTLIDNDKAEEWNNAYSLWCARDVLKKGVILANGDTVHPVSVEKTLLDARGKGQKIILALDTVKNLADEEMKVITDGEKGVQRITKLMDPATATGEYIGVTLIEPEAAEELADALKVTFERDPDLYYEDGYQELVNRGFTVDVAPIGEVTWVEIDNHDDLARGREIACRY encoded by the coding sequence ATGATCGGCCTCGTACTGGCTGCCGGTGCAGGACGACGTCTGCGTCCGTACACGGACACGCTGCCCAAGGCACTCGTGCCCGTGGACGGCGAGAAGACGGTCCTGGACCTGACGCTGGCCAACTTCGCCGAGGTCGGACTCACCGAGGTCGCGATCGTCGTCGGTTACCGCAAGGAAGCCGTCTACGCCCGCAAGGCCGAGTTCGAGGCGACGTACGGCGTGACCCTGACGCTCATCGACAACGACAAGGCCGAGGAGTGGAACAACGCCTACTCCCTCTGGTGCGCCCGTGACGTCCTGAAGAAGGGCGTCATCCTCGCCAACGGCGACACCGTGCACCCGGTCTCCGTCGAGAAGACCCTCCTGGACGCCCGCGGCAAGGGCCAGAAGATCATCCTCGCCCTCGACACGGTGAAGAACCTCGCCGACGAGGAGATGAAGGTCATCACGGACGGCGAGAAGGGTGTGCAGCGGATCACCAAGCTGATGGACCCGGCCACCGCGACCGGCGAGTACATCGGCGTCACGCTGATCGAGCCCGAGGCCGCCGAGGAGCTCGCGGACGCGCTGAAGGTCACCTTCGAGCGCGACCCCGACCTCTACTACGAGGACGGCTACCAGGAGCTCGTGAACCGCGGCTTCACGGTCGACGTGGCCCCCATCGGTGAGGTCACCTGGGTCGAGATCGACAACCACGACGACCTCGCCCGCGGCAGGGAGATCGCGTGCCGGTACTGA
- a CDS encoding CDP-alcohol phosphatidyltransferase family protein — MQKPSIAELRPVVHPPGVKDRRSGEHWAGRLYMREISLRITRRLVTTKVTPNQLTYVMTVAGVLAAPALLVPGIPGALLGVLAVQLYLLFDCVDGEVARWKKQFSLGGVYLDRVAAYLCDAAVLVGFGLRAADLWGPGRIDWLWAFLGTLAALGAILIKAETDLVGVARHQGGLPPVKESASEPRSSGMALARRAAGALKFHRLILGIEASLVILVVAVLDTVRDDLFFSRLAVAVMAGIALLQTVLHLVSILASSRLK; from the coding sequence ATGCAAAAGCCATCCATAGCTGAACTCCGTCCGGTCGTGCACCCTCCGGGTGTGAAGGACCGGCGCAGCGGCGAGCACTGGGCTGGTCGGCTGTACATGCGCGAGATCTCGCTGCGCATCACCCGCCGCCTGGTGACCACCAAGGTCACGCCCAACCAGCTGACCTACGTGATGACGGTCGCCGGCGTGCTCGCGGCGCCCGCCCTGCTGGTCCCGGGCATTCCCGGGGCCCTGCTCGGCGTGCTCGCCGTCCAGCTCTACCTGCTGTTCGACTGTGTCGACGGCGAGGTGGCCCGTTGGAAGAAGCAGTTCTCGCTGGGCGGGGTCTACCTGGACCGGGTGGCCGCCTATCTGTGCGACGCGGCGGTGCTGGTCGGCTTCGGCCTGCGTGCCGCCGACCTGTGGGGCCCGGGACGCATCGACTGGCTGTGGGCCTTCCTGGGCACGCTCGCCGCGCTGGGCGCCATCCTGATCAAGGCCGAGACCGACCTCGTCGGCGTCGCACGCCACCAGGGCGGGCTGCCGCCCGTCAAGGAGTCCGCGTCCGAGCCGCGCTCCTCCGGCATGGCGCTCGCCCGCCGGGCCGCCGGTGCGCTCAAGTTCCACCGGCTGATCCTCGGCATCGAGGCGTCGCTGGTCATCCTGGTGGTGGCCGTACTCGACACGGTCAGGGACGACCTCTTCTTCAGCCGTCTCGCCGTCGCGGTCATGGCCGGCATCGCCCTTCTCCAGACCGTCCTGCACCTGGTGTCGATCCTCGCGTCCAGCAGGCTGAAGTGA